TAAATCAGAAACatatcaataataaaaaaccttaaaatgaattattctgtGATCTTGTACTTATTTCAGCTTTTATACCCATTGTAAATTTCAAGGCTCATCGTCAGGCTAATTTTTCCTGAATTAATTAATGTTAGAGTTGATACATATGCTGATCAGAAACCCTCTGCAGTCGTGATACGGTAGTTAGAGTGGTCTGTCAGTGCTGACATCCATTTATACTAAGCTAGAGGCTAGGGGATTCAATGCTGGCTCCCTCCTCAAACCATCAATACTGATTTGAACTTCCCCGCCAAGGCCTAATTGAGATTTAGAAGCCTCACTTTATTATCTCTATATCTATTCATTGctttataatttattttgtaaatgacATAGTTTTGCCAATCGTAAGTTTCAAAGATGTAATTTTACTTAGTAATGTTATACAGTTGATCTGCTTAAGAAAGTTACTATATATGAAAACTTCATCACCCATATTTAGACAGACTGTCAGTAAGATTAAGataaagtaaattatttttgcCTTCAGAAATGATGCTAACTCTCAGACTTTTGTTTCTTGTGTCTTCTCAATGCAGATTCCATGAGAGCCACAGGGTAATGTACTCTCAGCCCAGACCAGAGCGGGATGTGTCTTACTGGCGTAGACGGGGTCAGGACTTTAATGCACTTCTGGACTACGCTGATTTTAGGGAGCTGCATGGAAAGGAATCAGGGGTTCCTATTAAGCCAGAGGGCATGCAGCGAAGGCCAGAGTCAGCCTTAAGCACAGAGGAGCATCGCCGTGAGAGGCAGCGCAGGGCGGACAGTGCGCGTGCCAGAGAGCGTGAACTGGCCCTGTACCAGTGGAGAATAGCAGCAGAAAGGAAGTATCAGAGCCTGGGAACAGAAGAGTGGCGCCCAGCTGTGGGAATGGGCCGACAAACCTCtgagagtgaaagtgagagatGGGCACAAGAGCAGCAGCGGCGGCCTCGAACAGCAGAGGGTGCTGTTCCACCAAGGCCCAAAGCCAAATCCCAGTCACTACCCAGAATGGCTATGCCCTCAGACAGCGTCCAGTTCTTAAGCACATCATCCCCTGGCCAAGATCCATATGGGAGCTACCGAACAAACGGGCATCAGATACGGGAGTCACATGGACGTCATGTCAGTGAAGGCGAAAGCAGGGAGCGGTGGATTGACAATGTGCGGACAGGTGTGCAGTCTGCACCCCCTTCAAAACCCCGTTTTAGCCGACCTCTTAGACCTCCATCGTATGAGGTTCACCAGCAGATGCGTGGAAGTTCAGAAATGCTCTCTGGCGAATTTATGACTCATGCCAGAGACAGGACTCCACTGCCTTTCACCAGACAGGAGTACTTTGCACAGGAACCTGGAGGGTCTGGCGTGGAGCCTCCAGGTTACATCCCTCCGCCATCCTACAGGAGACAGCCTCCAATCAGGGGAGGGCACAGGACTTATGCAAATTCAATGGGGAACTATCAGTACAGAGGTGACCCATATATGCAGGGACCAGCCATGGCAGAAGTACAGGAGTGGTTCATAAGACAGACAGGCATGTCTTGGCCAGATCATCACAGGGATGGGAGAAGGAGTATGCCCTGCAGAAGACAAGCCTACCCAGCTTACAGTGAGGAGAGGATGGGAAATGTTCAGTACATACCCTTTGATGATCCACGTGTCAGGCACATCTCAGGAGGGGGGATAGATGGGAATTCATTGACGGACGCTGACAAAATCAGAAACATCAGAAAAGAGATTCCTATCGTCTCTTTATCTGAGAAAGCTCCTGATGACAGTGCCTTTCCACTCACAGAAAAAATATACAGCAGCACAGAAGCAAGTAAAAGCAATATCAGTGACTGTATTAACGAAGCAGCCATGCAGAAGGATGTTTCAAAGGACTCAAAATCAGTATCTGATGAAAATTCCAACAGGTATCTGTCTGGCCATGACTATTCTGATTCCTTCCAAATGACACCATCACAGCAGAGCTGTGAGACGATTACCCAAGTAAAACAATTTGAGGCACAAACTGCAGCTGAGaataagaaaaacaagaaaaaactgaaagagaCCATGTTTTGCCTAGTGTCGGTTCCAATAAACGTGATGGCAAGCAAGGGAACCGCTGATCCAAACAACAATGAAAAAGTGCCGAGTCCAGTGGTGACACCCTCAGAGAACACAGTGACTCAGCCTCATAGCCAAGACTCCTCTACAATCTCCATCAGCAGTGAATCACATATACAGCCCAGCAGCGCCTCAGCAATCAAGAACTCTAAAAGAGCTCCACTTAAGAAAGAGATTGTAGATGTTTGGTCTCTTCAAGCAAGTGCTGACAAAGAATTGTGCTATGCGGGGTCCTGGCCAGGAGATCAATACAGGAACCAAGAGACTCAGACAGGCTCTCCTGAGGTTTCCAGAGGTGTTTATTCACCAAGCTCTCATACCCAAGCCACATATGACCCTCCATCCTCTGACACCACTACAGACAGTGGAGTAAGTACAGATTGCAATGCCACTTTTGGGTATCCCATGAAAGGTCAAAAGAATCTTAACCTTTCCAGCAACAGTGCATTTTCCCGAACGAGGGCAGGgagcagctccagtgcaaagagTCCAGCTCAGCTCCTAACATCTCCGACACCACCATCTCCTGATCACCAGCCTCCAATGAGGAAGAGCGCGCCTAAATCCCGAGCACCAGGTGGCCAAGAGATTTTTGGCCAATTTCTGTTAAAGCCTGTCAACAGGCGTCCATGGGATGCCATTGGGGAGCTTGAGTCTTTTAACAAGGAGCTGCAAGATCAGAACAGCAAACAACAACCAAGCATTGACCAGACATTAGAGGATCTGGATGAGGCATTACAAAACATTCTAGAGGTGACCAACACATGCACAGAAGTTATGCAGCCTgggaaaacaccaaaaaacTTGAAGAGATACCTGTCACATAAGGAACAAAGTCCTGAGCAGCTTTTGAAGAAAGACAACTTAAACATCAAGTCAGATTTAGAGAACAAGGGCAAAACAGAAGTGGATCAAGAATACAGGGAAGTGAGAAGTGCTTTCTCCAGGCCAAAGGAGAGAGTAGCAAATTCTGACATAGCACAAAGACAAGACATGCCTGTACAAAATGACACTAGTTTTGTAAGCTATGAGGTCTTGCAGAGAATACAAGGTGAGCCCAGGGGACAAAGGCTAGATATTCCTGTGCCAAAGGAGTCCTTACTGAAGGATGTGGGGCTGACGGTGTACACAGCAATCCCAGACACGGTGACATCAGGATCGCCTACAGGCTTAAGCCCCGACTCCCCAATGCTTACAAGTCCCTCTGACAACTCAGAAACATGTGAGGCCTTACACATCACATCATCAGATAGTGGAGGAGACAGAAGCAGAAACAGCCCTGAATTTATTGTGGATCAGAGTTTAAATATTCAAACGTGCATCACTGCTAAACTTGACCTTGAGAAAGAAGTGGAGAGCAGGAGCAAAGGGGTCACCAAACAAAGGTCTCCTCACATCCATGGTGCCAGAACTCAGCATTTTAGGTTTAAAGGAAActatgctgatgatgatgatgacggcTATTCAGACTATCTCAGCTGGAGTAATGAGAAGACATTAGCAGATGAACATCTGGAAAGTCTTTTGAGTCAAGAGAAAGCCAACAGCTTGCCAACAGAAGATCTAAGCAAATTGTACCAGGTTCAGTGTGCTCAGGGCATTCCTGAGCATGAGTCAATTGAACAGAGGGCTGCCCGGATCTTGGGCATTGCTGTGCCAGCTGAAGCCTTGGTTGTCAATCAGAATGATGGGAAACAGAATGAAGGAAAAGCGAAAGTCATGACTCAAGCAGGCTTTGCTATGCAAACCAGGGAGATAAGCCTAAATGAGGATACACAGTATGTGAGTAGAGAGTATGAGGAAGTGGTAGAGACATCAGTACACAGCTGTGAACTGAAGATGGTAAAGAAAGATCCAGGCATTAGGCAAGATAATGCCTCTAGAGAAGAGCTCAGCACAGAGAGCCAAACAGTTTCCGCAGTGTTGGAGCTGCCTGAGTTTCCCCCCAGCAACTTGCGTTTGTCGCTACCAGTGACTGAGGATGAAGAATTAGCTTTAAGTGTTTGTGGAGGTGAGAAAAAGGCCTCTCTTGCTGAAGAGGTGTCTGAAGGCCAAGAGGACAAGTCAAGTGCGCATCTCGTATCTTACATGTTCAGAAATGAAGAACTGTCTGCAGAGCACATTAATCCTGTTGAGGAGGGAGAGCCAATATCATGCATCAGCACTTTCAccaaagagatggagaaagaggaggaaatgGGGGAGGAAAAATCTGTTCAAGAGGAGGAAGTActagagggagaaaaagagcaaaCTGTAGAAAGTGAAATGGAAGCAGATGAGTGCGAAGCTGCTTTTGAAAAAAAGGAGGATGAAGATGACAGAAAAAGCGAAGAACCAGAAGAAGAAATGTTTCAGGAAAGTTCACAGCAACAACCAAAGTTCATATTGTGTCCAGTCCCTCAGCCTCGCAGTGGCACAGTGACCAAGAGAGAGATTACCTTGCCAGCCACATTCAGTATGTCTGATGACTTGGCTGCACTAGACGATGATGATGTTCACTCTGTCTCAGGTCAGTACATTCATTTACATGGTGATAATTAACCAAAGATTAAAGGTagtcagatgttgaaagtgtggAACCAGAGTGGCGTAAGCGACATCTGACCAATTCCACAGAAGAGTGCAATCAAATTTCAGCCATACTTTtcctgactgtgtgtgttttacatgcATCATCAGCATTAGAAACTACGCTCATATCTGAATGTATAGTGGCATTACCTGAACAAagcaattaaaatattttaaaaatcgttattaatattttaaaaatcgtaaataaaaaattgtaaaataacATGCGCTTTTCTGGCACCAGGGATTACCCAAATATCCAGTTTTTGAATGTTGTAAACAATGTATTAAATCAGAATTAAAAGAAAGTAATTCATTGTTATAACATGTTTAAtttgaacacacatacacacacagtcatttgcaaaagtttgggctccCTGGTCAAATAAATGGCGTTTCGTTATAGATGAAAATaagaacacatcctctatagagagcgcacttctacacattttaatgcacagttacagtttatttgcttgACTCAGCATATTGAGGGGGAAAATATGGCctctgcaaaagttatgacacattttatgtattattttttgttgaaCTTAGCAAATAAGTTGAAATTAAAATTTGCACCaaatttaataacaaaaaaggCATTAAGGTTTTTCCCCCCTGTAAAGCATATGTTAAAGGATTTGCACTTATAAAATAGCATAAAGCATAGATTTcagacattttttcattttgtagaTCTCATGACGGAAAGAATTGTCACATACACCACACTGGTTCCAAGCCTTTGACAGAAATCTTTTTATTCACAGTACTATCTTAACAAGGCCTTGCAATCACTGCATAATACAGATGAAGCTCCTGTGTGAGTGTTTAGTTTAGAAAAATGTTTCATAGTAGTGGATAGATTGCAACTTGGAATGCTCATCAAAAGACTGGACAAAATTTAGTTTCAAAACCTATATTCAGTTCAGTGCTTTTCAGGAGTGTTTTCTGAGGTGGTTGCATTGCGCCCTTCACATTACAAATTCAGTTGCAGTAAATGTTTCTTGCCACAAGAGGGAAGCATAGTCTAGTATATTTCACTGATAGCAACCCACACACACTATCAAAATTCTGAAATCCAGAGAGATTTTGCTCATCTTAACTGCTGGATGCTGTTCCTGAATCAAATTGGTGAATTGATTCAAATG
This portion of the Pygocentrus nattereri isolate fPygNat1 chromosome 13, fPygNat1.pri, whole genome shotgun sequence genome encodes:
- the jcada gene encoding junctional protein associated with coronary artery disease; translated protein: MYSVEDLLISHGYKVSSSNNNVPPSHSPSSHHTTYDQRPPTRSSSRCEIGEKRTGHGTVNGYKGDCVYGGGGVRQMASRGGPSDTESRDRKQRTEEEDNGNLGDGQSPGDSLTTDSGFHESHRVMYSQPRPERDVSYWRRRGQDFNALLDYADFRELHGKESGVPIKPEGMQRRPESALSTEEHRRERQRRADSARARERELALYQWRIAAERKYQSLGTEEWRPAVGMGRQTSESESERWAQEQQRRPRTAEGAVPPRPKAKSQSLPRMAMPSDSVQFLSTSSPGQDPYGSYRTNGHQIRESHGRHVSEGESRERWIDNVRTGVQSAPPSKPRFSRPLRPPSYEVHQQMRGSSEMLSGEFMTHARDRTPLPFTRQEYFAQEPGGSGVEPPGYIPPPSYRRQPPIRGGHRTYANSMGNYQYRGDPYMQGPAMAEVQEWFIRQTGMSWPDHHRDGRRSMPCRRQAYPAYSEERMGNVQYIPFDDPRVRHISGGGIDGNSLTDADKIRNIRKEIPIVSLSEKAPDDSAFPLTEKIYSSTEASKSNISDCINEAAMQKDVSKDSKSVSDENSNRYLSGHDYSDSFQMTPSQQSCETITQVKQFEAQTAAENKKNKKKLKETMFCLVSVPINVMASKGTADPNNNEKVPSPVVTPSENTVTQPHSQDSSTISISSESHIQPSSASAIKNSKRAPLKKEIVDVWSLQASADKELCYAGSWPGDQYRNQETQTGSPEVSRGVYSPSSHTQATYDPPSSDTTTDSGVSTDCNATFGYPMKGQKNLNLSSNSAFSRTRAGSSSSAKSPAQLLTSPTPPSPDHQPPMRKSAPKSRAPGGQEIFGQFLLKPVNRRPWDAIGELESFNKELQDQNSKQQPSIDQTLEDLDEALQNILEVTNTCTEVMQPGKTPKNLKRYLSHKEQSPEQLLKKDNLNIKSDLENKGKTEVDQEYREVRSAFSRPKERVANSDIAQRQDMPVQNDTSFVSYEVLQRIQGEPRGQRLDIPVPKESLLKDVGLTVYTAIPDTVTSGSPTGLSPDSPMLTSPSDNSETCEALHITSSDSGGDRSRNSPEFIVDQSLNIQTCITAKLDLEKEVESRSKGVTKQRSPHIHGARTQHFRFKGNYADDDDDGYSDYLSWSNEKTLADEHLESLLSQEKANSLPTEDLSKLYQVQCAQGIPEHESIEQRAARILGIAVPAEALVVNQNDGKQNEGKAKVMTQAGFAMQTREISLNEDTQYVSREYEEVVETSVHSCELKMVKKDPGIRQDNASREELSTESQTVSAVLELPEFPPSNLRLSLPVTEDEELALSVCGGEKKASLAEEVSEGQEDKSSAHLVSYMFRNEELSAEHINPVEEGEPISCISTFTKEMEKEEEMGEEKSVQEEEVLEGEKEQTVESEMEADECEAAFEKKEDEDDRKSEEPEEEMFQESSQQQPKFILCPVPQPRSGTVTKREITLPATFSMSDDLAALDDDDVHSVSDAYDPSRVERV